Genomic DNA from Mycobacterium stomatepiae:
GGTAGCGAAAAACGTGGCGACTGTGGGCAATATGGCCGACCGCGCAATCCCGTGCGCATATCTCATGCGCTCTGCCGCGAGCACCAGATCACCACTGCTAAGCCCGGATTGACTCCCAAGCATGGCATCAAGGATGGACGCCATGCACGCACTGGCCAACACGGCAGAAAACAAGCCCGCCGCGGTGAGCAGTCCAGAACCCGTGCCGGCGAGATCTGGTGACAGATTTCGTAAGGTCACGGTCACGACAGATGTGCTGGCCAACGAAGTACCCATACCCATGACGGCGGTGAGTATGCAAATTACCCAAATCGGAGTTGTAGGCTCGAGCTCAGTTACCAATAGTGTCAGCACCGTCAGCATCACGCTAAATCCACTTACTGCGAGAATCCGTGGTTGTATCTTGGAAGTAAGTCGACCCACTATTGGAGCCGTCAGAACGACGGCAACGGCCAGCGGTAAAAATAATAGCGCGGCACCGACGGGCGACATATCCCGTACGTTCTGAGCGTAGAGCATCAGTGGCATACCCAACGACGTGACGACAAACGTGCCAATTGTATTAGCTGTAAGTCCCGCAGAGAAATTTCGGTCTTTGAAAATCCGCGTTGCGATCAGGGGTTCGGTAGCGTACTTCCACTGGTGAAGGATGAAGACAGCGGCGAAGAGCAGACCCAAGGCGAGAACTTCACTCACCGTGATGGGGGAGCCGGCGATGCGAGCCCAGTGATACCGCGGCCCGTTTTGGATTCCGAAGACTGCAAGCGCGATTGCGGCTCCACTGAAGACCGTTCCCAACATGTCGAGATTGTGAGACGAATTCGGTAGAACAGGAACGTAAGCGGCGGCTAGTGCGAATGCAATGACACCGATCGGCAGGTTGATCAGAAAGACCCACTGCCACCCCAGATGAGTGACGATAGCGCCCCCAACGATCGGACCGCAAAAAGCCGCTAATCCCCCGACCGTCGCCCACAATGCAATCGCGGGTCCGCGATTCTGTGCTGGAAAGATTCGCGTCACGACCGCCATAGGTTGCGGCGCCATCAACGCGGCACCAACGCCTTGAACAGCACGAGCCACGATGAGAGCCGTGAACGTGTGGGAGAAACCGCAGCCCACTGAAGCCAATATCAATATTAAAAGCCCTGCAAGATAGATGTTGCGCTGCCCGAAACGGGCGCCTAATTGTCCACCGGGGAGAATCAAGACAACATACGAGACTAGGTATCCACTCGAAACCCACCCGACCTGAGCAATACTTATGTGGAATTCTGTGAGCATAGTCGGTATTACGACCACCACTGCGCTCGAATCAAGCAGAATCATAAAGTAGCCGACGCTCATCACCCATAATGCCAGCCGACGACTTTTTGATTCCACAACCATGGGACAGGTCCCCCCCCCCACGGTGCAGTAGACGCCTTGCTCTGAATCCAGAGTTGACCGGATAGCCCCTAACGATCCGAGACATCAGAGCAGTCCGAGCTGTTGCAGGTTGGTGATGTATTGGATGATGATCGGCGCCGTGACGTGGGGGATGTCGTTGGTGGGGCCGATTTGGGCTTGTTGCACCGCTGCACGGAATCGGTCGGTCGATGGTGTGCGTTCACGGGGCGGCGGTGGGGCTTTGAGCTCATTGGAATCACGCTGCAACACCATCTCCAACAGTGAGTTCTGACGCTGTGGTTCCGTTAAAGCACGCAGGCCAGTCTCCAACCGCTGAAACCACTCCCCGAAGTCATCGACACGCTCGATCGGGTAGCCGGCTTCAATCACCCAGTCGACGTACTGATCGGGTCCGATGCCGTCGTCGTCGTGAGGGTTCATGACGTGATAGGTCTCGAACCCGTCGGTTACTTGGGCGCCCAGCGTTGTGATCGCCTCGGCAACGAACTCGACGGGTAGTCCGTTGAAGTGCGTGGGCTGCCGATTGCCCGCGTCGTCGAGTTGGAAGAACGAGGTCGGTGCCACCCCGGTGGCCACCACGCTGAGCACCGTCCGGGTGACCATGTCCGACATGTGGAGCTGGCCCGTATACGTGGTGTCGGCAAGGATCATCCCGGAACGAAATACCGCGACCGGGAGCCCGCATAGGTCGTTAGCTTCCCGTAGTAGCACCTCACCAGCCCATTTGCTGTTGCCATAGCCATTGGTCGGGCTGTTGTCGACGACCCGGGTCGGGCTGATACTGCGGATGTCCGCATCCTCGGTAAACGAGGCCGGCTCGATCTGGCGGCCCACATCGGCGGTCGACACGTACGTGAACGGCTTGAGCCTGGTGGTGAGTGCGAGTCGGATCAGCTCGGCAGTGCCCACGACGTTAGACGCAAACACTTCGCTGTAGGGCAGAAAGCCGTTGACATGGGCTGCTGAATCGACAATCAGATCGACAGTCTCGGCCAGCCGCTGCCAGGTTTGCTGGTCCACGCCCATGTTGGCTTGGCCCTTATCGCCGGCAAGGACCTCCAGATGATCGGCGGCCAGTTCCTGGAAATGACGCAGCAACTGCGCGTCACCGCTGTCGAAAGTCTTCTCCAAACGTTGGCGAGCATCCTCATCGGACTTCGCCCGCACCAGGCAGACCAGCTTGCCGCCGGCCCGCTCCATCCGTTCGAGCCATTCCAGTGCCAAGTAGCGTCCGAGGAATCCCGTAGCTCCGGTGAGCAGAACAGTCCGCGCCTCTGTGACCGGACCCGGCACCGTGGTGGCGCCGGCCAATGTCTCGGCATCGATGAATTTGTCCAGGGTCAGATCGCCGGCATGCACCTCGGTGGCGCCGCGGCCGTGTACGGCCGCATAGAGCTCCGACACTGCCTCCTGCGCGCTGGTGTAGTTCTGCACCTGCTCGTTCAAGCCGCTCACGGACGGCGCGTCGAAGACCGTGCGTACAGCCAGGTTGGTGCCGAAGGCGTTGTTGACTGCGGCGAGCACCCGCATCACCGACAACGAATCCCCACCCAGATCGAAGAAGGAGTCATCAACCCCGACCCGCTCCACACCCAACACTTGGGCGAAAATCCCGGCCAGGATCTCCTCAGCGGCGCTTTGCGGTGCCCGATACCGTTGCGCATCCCCATATTCAGGAGCCGGCAACGCCCGCACATCCAACTTGCCGTTGACCGTCAACGGCAACACATCCATAACGACCACAGCCGCGGGCACCATATACGACGGCAACCGCCGCCCCAGCTCCTCGCGCACCACCACCGAATCCACCATCCCGGCCACGGATTCGGTGACATAACCGACCAGCCGCTTGACCCCCGGCGTGTCCTCACGCGCGATCACGACCGCCTGATCCACACCTCTAAACCAGCAAGTGCTGCGCGTACTTCACCCAACTCAATGCGATACCCACGAATCTTGACCTGCTCATCAACACGCCCCACATACCGCAACTGACCATCCGGACCCCAGGACACCACATCCCCAGTCCGATACATCCGCGCACCCACACCCCCAAACGGGCACGCCACAAACCGCGAACCAGTCAACCCCGACCGACCCACATACCCCACACCCACACCACGACCAGCCACATACAACTCACCGGCCACACCCACCGGCACCGGACGCAACCACCCATCCAGCACCAAAAAACCAAGATGGCTCAACGGCACACCAATCGGGGAAGCACTGCTGTCGACATCGCCGAGCGTGACCTCACGAAACGACGCATGCACCGTCGTCTCGGTGGTCCCATACATGTTGATCAACCGCGGCAAACCCGCATGGTTGTCCAACCACGCCCCCAGCCGCGCCGGCTCCAACGCCTCACCAGCGAACACCACAGCCTCAAGCGTGAGTTGACTCGCCAACTCACGCTGCGACACATCAACACTTTGCAACGCATAAAACGCCGACGGGGTCTGACTCAACACCGTGACCTGCTCGGCCACCAACAACGCATGGAAATCCTGCGGCGAGGACACCACCTCATCAGGCACCACCACCAGCCGGCCCCCACGCAGCAGAGCACCCCAGATCTCCCACACCGAAAAGTCGAAGCTATTGGAGTGGAACTGCGTCCACACACCTTCACGTGGCAGTCTGGAATCCAGCGAGTCGATCAGGTCGGTGACGTTGTGATGCGCAATCCCAACACCTTTAGGCACACCGGTGGTGCCCGAGGTGTAAATGACATACGCAATATCGTCAGGAGCCGGACCCGCGGTCACCGCGGTCGCCGGCTGAGCCGCGATCGCCGGGTCATCAACATCAATGACCCACAGATCACGGCCAGCCAGACCCTCGAGGCGCTCAGCAAGGACCGCTGTGGTGATCACCGCGACCGGCGCGGCATCGGTGAGCACGAACTCGATGCGGGTATCAGGCACACTGGGATCGATCGGGACATAGGCCGCCCCCGACTTGAGCACCCCCACAATCGCCGTGATCGCCCGAGCACCACGCGGCATCACCAACGCCACACACTGCCCAGCCCCCACACCACGGCCAACCAACCACTGCGCCACCCGGTTTGAAGCCTCATCCAGTTGCCGATACGTCAACGACGCACCAGCGAAACTGACCGCCACCGCCTCTGGGACGCGGGTGACCTGCTGGGCGAACAACGCCGGCACCGACACCGGTACGGGACCCACCACCTCGAGCACGTCGCGGTTACTCCACCGATCCAACCGCGCCCGCTCACCAGCCTCGAGCACCTCGATCGACGACAACCGGACACCCGGCTCAGCGGTCATCGCCTCCAACACCCGCTGCAACCGCTCGATCAACGTTTCGATCGTGGCGGGGTCGAACACATCAGTGTCGAACTCGAGACGAAGCGCCAATTCATGGCCGGGAGCAACCTGAATCGACAAGGGATAATGGTTGTATTCACGGCTGCTAAACCCGGTGATCGCTAACCCGTCAGCACCCAGCGGGGCCTCGGTATCGACCGGGTAATTCTCAAACGCAAACAACGTGTCGAACAACCGGTCATGCCCGGCCACCCGGTGGATCTCGGTCAGCGAAAGATACTGATGATCCAATACTTTCACGTGCTCATCGGTGAGCTGCTCCAACAACTCGATACTCGTCGTCGCCGCGGTGATCGTGGCGCGTACCGGCACGGTGTTGATCAACAACCCGACCATCGATTCCACACCCACCAACTCGGCCTCACGCCCGGAGACCGCAATACCGAACACCACATCCTGGTGACCGGTCAACGACACCAACAACTGCGCCCAACCGGCCTGAAGCACCGTGTTGACCGTGGTGTGACAACGACGCGCCAACACACCGATCGCCTCAGTAAGCTCAGCGGTGAGTTCACACGATTCAATTCCGCGTTGCCCCAACACCATCGGCTCAGACGGACCCACCAACGTCGGAGTCTGCAACCCGGCCAACACTTCACCCCACGCAGCCCGAGCACGATCGAGGTCTTGCTCAGCCACCCACGTCACAAACCGGCGATACGGCGTCGCCACCGCCAACCGCTGCCCGTAATAACTAGCAAAGATCTCCTGCAACAAGATCGGCAACGACCAGCCATCCAACACGATGTGATGATTAGTCAACACAAACCGGTACTGATCTGGTGCCGTGCAGATCAACGCCACCCGAGAAGCCGGCTGATGCTCCAGATCACACACCGCGCCACGCTCAGCCGCACACACCTGCTCAATCTGCACCTCAACATCACCAGCATCAGCAGCGCAAGCCGTGAGGTCTACATACCGCCACCCCACCACAGGATCGGCCGAAATCACCTGCACCGGCTGATCGAACTGCTGGCTAAACCGCGCCACCAAATGCGGGTGACGACCCACCACCACAGCCACCGCATCACGCAACCGACCCACATCAAGAGCCCCCCGTAACGCAATATCGAGCTGCACCGCATACACATCACCGTGATCCCCCACCGCGCTGTGATCCGCCTGGGCGATATTGGCGTGAAAAAGCAGCCCCTGCTGCAACGGAGTCAACGGCAACACATCAGCCACCACACCCACTGACACCAACTCATCAATCTGCTGCTGACTCAACACCACCGGCGCAATATCAGACGGGGTCAACCCACCCCCGCCACCACGAACACACGCACACATCCCGGCCAACGCCTCAAACCACAACTCACTAAGCCGACCAACCGCCGCCTCATCGACCACCGAAGGCGCCCACATCCAGTTCGCACTCAGCGACGGGCCAGCAGCACCATCGATAGTGACCGCATTGAGTTCCACCGAGTGCGCCAACGGCATCGGTATCGCCCCAGTAACACCCACCGAGGACACACCCTGCTCACTGAAAAGCCATAACTCATCGGACAACTCGCCCGGGCCCGCACCCACACGCCCCAAATAGTTGAACCCGATGGTGGGTTCAGGCCCCGACAATTCCACCTCAGGGTTCAGATACCGCAACAACCCATACGTCACACCATCAGGCAACGCCCGTAATTGTTCTTTGACGTCTTTGATCACCGCACCCAACGCGGGATCCCCGGCCACCACCTGCGCCCACGACAACCCACCCAGCCTCAACGACACCGGATACTTCGTCGTGAACCACCCCACCGTGCGCGACAAATCAACATCACCAGCAAGCTCTTCGTGACGGCCGTGACCCTCAACATCAATACCCACCGGCACACCATCACCAGCACCAAGGAACTGCGCCCACGCCAACCCGTACGCAATCAACAACATGTCGTTGATCCCCGCATGAAACGCCGCCGGCACCTCACCCAACAACATCCGAGTCGTCTCAACATCCAACGACGCCGACAACCGCCCCGCCGTAGCAAACGTATCCACACCCGGCGTCACCGCCGCCAACACCGCCGGGTGTCCAACACCTGCTCCCACACCGGCAGCTGCGCAACAACCTCAGGCGCTAACGCATACTCGGCCAACACCGAGGACCACCGCTGAAACGACGACCCCGACGCCAACAACGCAATCGGCGCACCAGCCCGATGCTGAGCCCACCCAATATTGATGTCTTCCAACAAGATCCGCCACGACACCCCATCAACAGCCAAATGATGCACAATCAGCACCAACTGAGCCGTCGAGGCCACCCACAACGCGCTGAGCATCACCCCGGCAGCCGGATCCAACCGCGACCGCGCCCCTACCAACGCCT
This window encodes:
- a CDS encoding DHA2 family efflux MFS transporter permease subunit: MVVESKSRRLALWVMSVGYFMILLDSSAVVVVIPTMLTEFHISIAQVGWVSSGYLVSYVVLILPGGQLGARFGQRNIYLAGLLILILASVGCGFSHTFTALIVARAVQGVGAALMAPQPMAVVTRIFPAQNRGPAIALWATVGGLAAFCGPIVGGAIVTHLGWQWVFLINLPIGVIAFALAAAYVPVLPNSSHNLDMLGTVFSGAAIALAVFGIQNGPRYHWARIAGSPITVSEVLALGLLFAAVFILHQWKYATEPLIATRIFKDRNFSAGLTANTIGTFVVTSLGMPLMLYAQNVRDMSPVGAALLFLPLAVAVVLTAPIVGRLTSKIQPRILAVSGFSVMLTVLTLLVTELEPTTPIWVICILTAVMGMGTSLASTSVVTVTLRNLSPDLAGTGSGLLTAAGLFSAVLASACMASILDAMLGSQSGLSSGDLVLAAERMRYAHGIARSAILPTVATFFATLICLKMHDFPELPSSFRWIRRRQGDEQHARPSAVSDMYSPDVVAVRRNHEC